One window from the genome of Thalassospira xiamenensis M-5 = DSM 17429 encodes:
- the modA gene encoding molybdate ABC transporter substrate-binding protein, whose translation MRDLIRTALASLLFLAAATTARAEEITVFAAASLTDAMTQVAQSYATATGDTLQLSYASSSTLARQIAAGAPADLYISANQKWMTWLADQDLIAANSRHDLLANALVLIAPADSNLEPITITSQTDLTSLIGDEDRIAVGDPDHVPAGIYARQALENLGQWNTVEPRLARADNVRAALALVERGEAPLGIVYATDAAIATDVKTIATFPENSHLAITYPVAITTGQTKPATAKLLAWLLGDDAGSIFAEYGFKRPATSPKTQ comes from the coding sequence ATGCGCGATCTGATCCGAACCGCTCTTGCGTCCCTGTTGTTTCTGGCTGCCGCAACCACCGCCCGCGCCGAAGAAATCACGGTCTTTGCCGCCGCCAGCCTGACCGATGCCATGACGCAGGTGGCCCAAAGCTATGCCACGGCAACCGGCGACACATTGCAGTTGTCCTATGCCAGTTCATCGACACTGGCCCGTCAGATCGCCGCAGGTGCCCCGGCTGATCTCTATATTTCAGCCAATCAGAAATGGATGACCTGGCTTGCCGATCAGGACCTGATTGCCGCCAACAGCCGCCATGACCTTCTGGCCAATGCGCTTGTTCTGATTGCCCCCGCCGACAGTAACCTTGAACCGATCACCATCACGTCCCAGACCGATCTGACCAGCCTGATCGGTGACGAGGACCGCATTGCCGTTGGCGACCCGGACCATGTCCCTGCCGGGATTTACGCCAGACAGGCACTTGAAAACCTTGGTCAGTGGAACACCGTCGAACCAAGGCTGGCACGGGCCGATAATGTGCGCGCCGCCCTCGCACTGGTGGAACGGGGCGAGGCACCGCTTGGCATTGTCTATGCCACCGATGCCGCCATCGCCACCGATGTCAAAACCATTGCCACCTTCCCCGAAAACAGTCATCTGGCCATCACCTATCCGGTTGCGATCACCACCGGACAGACCAAACCCGCAACCGCAAAATTGCTGGCGTGGCTTTTGGGGGATGACGCGGGCAGCATTTTTGCGGAATATGGTTTCAAACGCCCGGCAACCAGCCCGAAGACACAATAA
- the modB gene encoding molybdate ABC transporter permease subunit, with product MITLTEAEIEALLLSLRISGVAVICALPFAILAAALLAQARFPGRILVDALVHLPLILPPVVMGYLLLISFGTRAPLGAWLLETFDIRLIFSWTGAALAAGIVSFPFQVRAIRLALENIDPGLYHTAETLGAGPVDRFFSLTLPLALPGIIAGAITAFAASLGEFGAIITFVSNVPGETRTLPLAIYTAIQTPGGELAAARLAAISIGLALIGLVLSEFAMRHIRKRARA from the coding sequence ATGATCACACTCACCGAAGCCGAGATCGAAGCCCTGCTGCTAAGCCTGCGCATTTCCGGCGTGGCGGTGATATGTGCCCTGCCCTTTGCCATTCTGGCTGCCGCCCTTCTGGCGCAGGCCCGCTTTCCCGGCAGGATTTTGGTCGATGCGCTGGTGCATCTGCCATTGATCCTGCCGCCGGTTGTGATGGGCTATCTTTTGCTGATCAGTTTTGGCACCCGCGCACCGCTTGGCGCATGGTTGCTGGAAACATTTGATATCCGTCTGATTTTCAGCTGGACCGGTGCGGCACTGGCCGCCGGGATCGTCAGCTTCCCGTTTCAGGTCCGCGCCATCAGGCTGGCACTGGAAAATATCGATCCCGGCCTTTATCACACCGCCGAAACACTGGGGGCCGGGCCGGTTGACCGGTTCTTCAGCCTGACATTACCGCTGGCCCTACCCGGTATTATTGCCGGGGCAATTACCGCCTTTGCCGCCAGCCTTGGTGAATTTGGGGCCATCATCACATTCGTGTCCAACGTTCCGGGTGAAACACGCACCCTGCCGCTTGCGATCTATACCGCGATCCAGACACCGGGCGGCGAACTGGCCGCCGCACGCCTTGCCGCCATTTCCATCGGACTTGCCTTGATCGGGCTCGTGCTTTCGGAATTTGCCATGCGCCATATTCGCAAAAGGGCCCGCGCATGA